In Dama dama isolate Ldn47 chromosome 22, ASM3311817v1, whole genome shotgun sequence, the genomic window cgatgggggggaggggaggcagagggTGACGCCAGGCCTCCAGCTTCCCTCGAGGGAGCCGACCGCATGGAGTAGTGCTGAGGATTTCTGCAGCACCAGAGAGGGGGATAAACCTGAGAGCACCGCCCAGAAAAAAATGTGCCCAGAAAGCTTCAGGCTTGACCAAACAAGGATCAAGTGAGCACTGGAAGGGGAGACACCGAAAGGGAAGCTCTAACGTTCCTCTCACTTCTGGGATCACGGGAGCCGTGCTAGTGTTCATGCCTCAGGGGGGAAGGTGTGTGGGCACCCACCTCGTGTGCTTGCTGTGAGGAGGGTGTTAGGATCACCTGTGCCAGAGACCATCCCGGGTCAGCCCCAGCTCTGCCGTTCAGTAGCTGAGTGACCTTCGGAGTAGTGACGCCTCCCTTACATGCAGGACCTAACTCATGGGGTGGTTGGTGGCACAGGGCCAAGTAAATGCACATGGAGTACTTGGAACAGTGTCTGGCCCGCAGGAGACCCAACTGATGTCACCTGTCATTACCTACCCGTTGGTTACTACACTGGGCATCTTCAGGGTTTGGGGGCTGTGCAGTGAAAATTAATTTGGAAATGTGAGTGATGCTGGAATATTATAACATTATTTGGCTGTACTTGCATACCAGCTCAGtctatccaactcttttcaaccccatggactatagcccgccaggctcctcttgtctgtgggactctccaggtaagaacactggagtgggttgccatttcctcctccaggggatcatctcaagtcagggatcaaacctgtggctcctgcattgaaggcagattctcttCTACTGAGCCATTAGGGACACCCATTTGTCCAATAAGGACAGTTAAAAGGAGTTTAATGATGTGGTGGTTCGTTTTCATTTATATTAGTTGTACTTCTGAGATTAAAAGTTCTTTTAGTTATAGGATAAATTGACTTGTAGGATAGAGAGAAACACTGAGTTTCAAGCACTGCTTCCAGTCATTTAGGATCCAGGCCCATCTTTTAAGGAAAAGCCCCATCTGTTTTTCCGTaagatttggaaagaaaaaagaaatctacgCATGTGTATTAGGCTTTATAACTTTTCCATCATATCCTTGTGTGAATCTCCAGGGAGCCAGAGGGAGGGAAAGACAGTTTGCTGGGTATTTGCTGAGTGCCTACTACGTGCCTGGCATACGCCATCTCATTTGATTCTTGTAACAGCCCCACGAGGTAGACATGACCATCTTCATGTTActgatgaggaatctgaggcccAAGACCACATAACTAGTGAGCGGAAGGACCAGGAACTAAGGCCTGAACCTCCCAGCTCCTGGGCCAGCCGGACAGGACAGGGCGGCCTGCGGGAGTGGACTAggagagccaggctgcctggcacACCATGGAAGGCGCAGAGCATCACTGGTCACATTTCTCCTCTAGAGCCAGGACCTGTGGAAGGAGGCACTTGCTTGCCCATAAGCCCAGGACTGTTGAGCACAACCTGACATTTCACTTCCTGACCACATCTGCCGAGAAGCAAGGATGATGTACATAGTGGCCTAGCAGAGAAGCCAAGTTCGTTAATTGCAAGCTGAAGGCTCTACCCTCGGCCTGGCCCGCAGTCAGTATTTGTCTTGATGATGACAGTGTGGGCTTGCAGCATCGTATCAGCGTGTTCTTAACTGGGTCCCAGCATCTCGTGTTGACTCATCCTCCCGTCTCCAGACTTGCTGGCCATTTGGAAAAGGATGTGGAGGAGTTGAGACGGGGAGGTGTCAGATTGTTACTGAGACATTTCTAATTTGTGATGTATAGTTTTTAAGCCAACTCGTTTCTCCtggtttttcctgttttctgcaGCACCCCTTGGGGAAAGACATTTTCTGCTTCCGCCAAGCTGGCAGGGTCTGCTTCCTGAATCTCCTGGGTGTGTCTTAATTACCAGTCCCAGCACCTCCTGAAAacatccctctctcctcctggtcacAGTGGAAGTATCATGGGAGaaacagaagggaagaaagaTGAGGCTGATTATAAACGGCTGCAGACCTTCCCTCTGGTCAGGGTAAGGcccaggggagggaggcaggtggCCAGCAGGGCCCAAGAGCCCTAGAGAAAGAGGCAATGGGGAGCTTGTCCGCTGCAGGATAGCATTGGGAGGAGGTTGTGACGGGCTCTGCTGGCCAGTCTAGAGACCAAGAGGGCGCCCACAgtgattcattctttcattcatccattcattcattcaacaattatttagGCCACCTACTACATATCGGGCGCTGTTCTGGGCACTGTGGATATGGGAGTGAACAAGACAGAGGCCTGGCCCACATGAAAAAAAGGTTTAAAGAACATAATTTCAGGTCACAATgccctgaagaaaaataaagcaaaagtaaggAGCTGGAGAGTAAAGGTTGGCTTCTGGAAAGGGTTCTCTGAACAGAGACCTGAATAAAGTTAGGGAGCACACCTTGTGAGAGTCTGGAGAACATTCTCCAGGCAGGGGGAGCAGCAGGCATGGAAATCCTGAGCAGGCTCAGCATCTGGGAGGCGCCGGaggaaggccagtgtggctggaataaGTGCTAAGGGAGGGGGCACAGGACGTGAGTGTCAGCCTGCCAGGCCTGGGGGCCACAGCAAGCAATGGGGATCCCATCCTGACTTCAAAGGGAAACAGTAAAGAGCCTTCAGCAGAGGAGTAGGAGTCCagtgatctttttaatgtttctgaAAGAGCCCTCCAGCTGTTGGATGGAGAGTGGATTTTAGGGAACCCGAGTTGAAGGAGGGAGACCAACCAGGATGCTACTGCAGAGGCCCAGGGAGAGAGAGGGTGGCCGGGTCCAGGTCACGGAGCAGAGATGGCAAGACAGGGTAGGGTTCTCGACAGATGTTGACGGCAGAGCAGTAGAATTCAGCAGTGCACTGGATGCTGGGTGTGAGGGAAGGCAGGCCAAGGGTGACTGCCAGGGTTGGTTTTGTCCTGAGTGTGGGAGAGAAAACTATGTCGGTTACCAAAAGGGGGAAGACGGAGGACTAGATTTGTGGGGGAACATCAAGCGTTATCTTTCAGACCTCTGAAGCTGGCAAGTAGGCAGTTGGACATAGGAATCCGGAGCCCCAAAAAAGAAGTTAAAGTAAGGGTGAACATGTGGGAACCCTGCCCGCATAGAAGGTGTCTGCACCCACAGAGCAGGGCGGGGCCCCTGGAGAGCAGGAGCTGGAGAAGAGGCGAGGGTGGAGACGGAGCCCAGGGGAGGAGGGCACCCAGAGAGGGCTAGGAAGAACAGCAGGGGGCCCTCAGCGCGGCCACACCATCTCTTCAGGATCTGAGCGAGTCAGctgtgccctgaggctgctggtgaAGCGTCTCTGCGGCCGGCGTGCTTCTGCCTGGGCCAGCCGCCTTCCCCTGTATGTCGCTGGGATGCATTGGTTACACAGGGGCCCCGGGCGTAAGAGCCCACGAGGCCTCGCTCGGTTCCGTCAGCAGACGGGTCATCTCTCTGGGCTCTGCCCGTGCCTTAAGCTTGGGACGAGAGGCCAGCCCAGAAGACGGTTCACAGGCTGaggctctgtctgtctgtccccgCCCCGCCTCCAGCACTCGGACATGCCGGAGGAGATGCGAGTGGAGACCATGGAGCTGTGCGTCACGGCCTGTGAGAAGTTCTCCAACAACAACGAGGTATTGCCATCAGTGCGGCCCCTCGTGCCTTGGGTGACCCCTGTggccccagtccccgcatccAGCTACAGAGAGTGCCGCTGGGGCCAGGCTAAATCCTTCCTGGGAGGCATTCGGAGCGCGTGGAAGGCCGGTGAGGGCAGAAGCTGGTGCTATCTCGGGCACTGACCCAGTGCTAGAGGGAGAAGAGCTGGGGAACTTTCTGTGACGCCCCTGTCCACATGCCCCGTCTCAGGTGGGCTGCAAAATAGGTTACCTTTCCCCTTGGCTCCATCCCAGTGGAGAACAGAGGCCCGCCCAGGCATTCAttcatgtatccattcatccattcagaaaagatgttaaacaccattcctgtgccaggcactgttctaggtgctggcaATATGACAGGTAGGCATCGACACAGGAAAAGCCATTCATCAGTCTGCTGGTGAACAAGAAGGAAGCCAGTGTGGTGGCAGCCTGTGGGGGAGGCCGACCCTGGCCACTGTGCACCCAGGCTTCAGGCCAGGCAGGCCCAAGCTCAAATCTCAGTCTCCAGCCCCTTGCTAGCTCTTTAACCTTGGACAGGCCAGTTCTCATCGCCCGGCCCCAGTTTCCCGGTCTGTGCCAGAGGCGAGGATGCTGCCTCCTCGCTGGGTGGTCCTGAGGACAGACGTCCTGAAATGATGTGGGTGAGGCGCCTGGCATGGCGGCGGGCGCGGCCAGCGCGCAGCAAATGCTGGAGCCTGGGGCTTCACCCCGCGAAGGCCGGGCCTCCGCCCCTCCCCAGACCTTTTGAAAGAGCGAGCTCGGGAAGGACAGGGGGCGCCGCTGCTGCAGCTGAGAGAGGCAAGGCCGGCTTCTCTCCCAGAGCCCACCAGACACGCCAGGGAAAGCCTCTGTGCGCCCTGAAGGTAGCCCTGAGTCTGCACCGTGATGATGGCAATCGCTGCATCCGCAGCGCGCACTCGGAGCGCGCACTCGGGGGCGCTGGCTCATTGAGGGCTGACAGCAGCCTTGTGGGCGCGGGCACCGGGGGCACAGCTCGAGCTCCAGCCGGAGGCCCCGTCTCAGGTCCAACGCCCCGCCCTGCCGCCTCACCCGTGTCTTCCGACGGCTGAGGTAGAACG contains:
- the DNAL4 gene encoding dynein axonemal light chain 4 isoform X4, with translation MGETEGKKDEADYKRLQTFPLVRHSDMPEEMRVETMELCVTACEKFSNNNESAAKMIKETMDKKFGSSWHVVIGEGFGFEITHELVTSG